The genomic window CATAAAAGCGCCAAAATGAGAatattaaatcaaaatttaactgAGAAGATAATTCAACGCATAACTTCGTTTTCCACGCAGTTTTATCTGAAGCGCTAATATGCTGTAATCACACGAATGACTGCTGTCTTCTGAACTCATGGCGTGTGCCAAGGTCACGCCATCTACTTAGGGGCACTCACGAAACAAGAGGGGATTGCGTGAcgaggaagaaaagaaattggATTGTCGTGGACTTTCACCGCAGGGGGTGAGCATCGCgtggaaaatatttttagaacTTTCATACCGGAAAAATTTTGTCTTACATACCATCACGATCGACTTAAATCGCCAGGGTGTGgtgaaaaattaagaagaatATAGTGTTAATTTACCACGTGTGCTTGGAGATACTAATTTGCAGTATGTACTAATCatctacaaataaaaaaaaaatatatatatatgaatagATTGTGGGTACACGCGTTTTCAAAAGGCCTGCTTTGGCTTTATGCTTACTTAGCATAACGACTCAGCTTAGTGACTGTATCTGACATGGTAGAACTATTTAGACTGAATTCTGCGTCTTGTTCTGCTTTTTTACAGCAACAGTGGACATTATACTGCTTCCGAATTATTGCTATTTCTGTATCCAGAAGTAATAGAAATTCGTATGATCTGAAAGGGTCAACCTCTGCTATCCGACCAAGAAATGATCTACTCAATAGTACTGCCGTATATGTCGTCCATTCGACTTATTTCAACCGATGAAATTTCAGTTatctttatcaattttcaaacaTAACCTTGTTATCgcgtcaaaaaaattaaatactttttGGTAAAAATCTTTAAAGCGGCAGTTAAAGCAAAACCGTTTATCGAATTCTCATCACACAGCCATGCACCTGCTTTGATTTACTTCATTCGTGATAGCTGTCCGAGAATCAACCATGAAACCCACGCAACAAACAATCACTACAAACTTTATTGACTATTTGAAAGAAGGCTTTCGTACCCGAGTTTGTTGTGTATACGTAGAATTATTTAGGCTCacaaacttaaattaaattCGCACTTAAAATCAATGTTTGGGAACAGACCCAAACTTCATCAAAGTTCCTCAGTTTTAAACCTATCGTGTCTCGTTGCACAGTTATATAACACAGCATAGATTCGGCTTCATTCCATCACAAATACAGCCTAACTAAGAAAACCATCTCCGATTCCTTTCACACCAattcattttacagtttattaATTCCAAACTGCAATCTAACACAGTAACATGGAGAACTAGCTAAAGTTGCCTCCTATAAAGGTAACTGAACAAACTAAGAACTGTTTTACCACAACAAACACAAATTAAACGAGCTTACTTTAGTTCGCATAACGAGTCCTATTTCGTTGAGGATTTCCTCTTCTCCAATAGGGATAACAGTTGTCATGATCTGGTATTAAATACACGTAATCTCCTAACCCTTTAAGACCTTAACACCCCGGTGCAAATTACTCATGCCCAAACTCAGTGATAATTCCGAACAGTTCAGAAATGTGTATTACTGAACAGCAGTTGAAAGCTCACCCCATCTCGTTTCCAGAGCTCGTGGTTTTGCTTTCACAGGTAAAATTGATCAAACTCAGTCGTGTTACTAAGAGACCACCTTCCTGTTAATTGTCTGCACTGTATATTTATCCTTAGACGAATGGTACTGGTCTATTCTTTTTGTGCGGATCAAATCAGTATCGCAGTGGCTCGCCATAAAATTTCTCTCCAGTTCACGAAGtgaaacaatatcaataaaataccATCGAAACAAATTTCAGTCGTCCTAAATACAATTATAGGCACCGTTCAACTTGTTTCTTAATATTTCTCGACCTGCTGGTATATCATACAAGTAGAAAAAGATAGACGTCCAATCCATACATCGTTTTTATTAAGCACTTTTAACATCTGATGAAAATTTTCGGAGAGAAGAGGCACTCAAACTTCAGCTTCCCTGTTATAACCTCGTTCTTCCACTGAACCGGCTTTACCCTTCCTTGCGAAAGTATCCACAAAAGATAGGAAACAAATTTCTTCCAAGTACAAATTGTATCGGCTGGGGTACCAGGTACTCGTCTACCACTTGAAATTGCGtgggaaaaataaattttagctAATAATAACGTGATGACTCAAGGCATAGCAATGTTAAGAGCAAACAAATAGCACGTAAATAGGCAAGGTGAATCGTTTGATTATCTCATCGGAAACAGGAAATAAAATTAGGCCTCTTTTATTTGACAATTCAAACCACAAACATTAGCTGTTGTGTGTATCGGGTAGTTTAGTAAGATAGCGGACAGACACAAAAGACAGCAGTTAAATTGTGCACGTGTAGTTGTCAGGACTATTCGTTCATCTGATAAAAGCGCAGCgagcaaacaaaagaaatcaaactGCGTGACAACCGCAATGTGATGACTTGAGTGGGAATAAATTACACCATTGTTTCTATGAAGCTAATGTCCGGGCTGAGTGAAATCCGTCTGGATAATATTCAAAGCTGTACTATGTTATATTCAGACTTGAACGTGTTATTCTCCCAATCTATGGCTTCGTTGAGGCTTCAttattatatttcaataaatacGTGATCAGTGTAAAAAGTACATGTCGTATTAAAAAGAACCAATTTTTTGAGATGctagagaaaaataatatcaGAACAATCTACTGAGTCAGACTAAGAGTTTATCAAAATTACACGGcaatgaaaaaacatctttcatcTACCAATAAACAGACGTAATAAGATGTTGAAGATGAAAAGAGTACAAACTCACGCTGTCCCCGCGGAGGTCATCACGCCCCCCCTCCGAATTGTGCAACGTACGCCTCAAAGCAAACCCACATGGTCTTGTACCAGTAGAGCAAGTAAATGTACACAGTAATTTTAGAAAAGAATAACGGGAAATTTTAGTGTCACTGTGAATAATTTAGTACAGTTTTCTTGTGACAGAAGGTATCCACAATGTGAACTGGATATGTCGGATATTAAAACTCGTTGTCAGTTCAAAGTGCATAACTAATGATGGCTCTCGCTCAGATtgctaaaaatttcagtcaCGGTAGCAGATTACAGTCGTTGTTATGAACCGACCCTCGCAAGGACGATAACATTGCACGAGCGAGATTTAAATAGTGACACTTAATGATAATTTCAGCGCAGATATAAGAAACAAACGCTAAAGAAACCGAAAGCACCAGAAGAAAgtgcagaaaaaaacaaaaaactggaCAAGACTTACTCGGAATGGATGCAGATATCCCGAAAAAACGTCAGCCCAATCTATTCCAACTAAACCGCcgtttcttgaaatattttttttacacttaACAATCCTTGAAAAACATCATTGACACGTTTGCTCCGCAACCGACATTTCTCCAGCTGAAAACTGTTCATTTACCATTTGGGATTCAATCCATACGGTTAACGTTTTCCAAAGATTAGGAAAAAGAGCAATTTTTATATGAGTATTTTTCCGTCGATTTTTTTGTACATTCGTTTAGTGATTGGTGTAGAAAATTGGCGCCATCCcctaaaaaaataacattgaaattaaaaccaatccCTACTGAGCCAATCGCGTTTTACCGCGTTTCAAGCAGTTTGTttgtcttaaattttatttctaatcgGTTTCTTATAGTACTGCTTAATTAAAACCTGGGCTGTAGGGAACAGCGTtgcatggggggggggggagggtgctCAATCAAGGGGGGGTGTGGGGGCGCAGCAATGggacaaaaactaaaacaagaaaaaaacagacaatGCACATACAAAGGAACTGTTCAAACACATGGACATAGATAAAgtagaagagaaaagaaaattttctcttgTGCTGATCCCGCTCTtattgaagcttaaaaagttgtaaataaagtggaAATAGAAAGAGGTTTACTTTGTATCGCtgttatttaagaaagtgagggaggggAAGGCGCTTACTCTAGGGGGGCGTTTGTTTGACACTATAGCCTGTAGGAATGGGTGCTTATTCAGAGGAGGGCACTTATTAGAGTAAATACGGTATCTTCCTTTGCCCTAATTGGGTGTTTTGATGTCTCTGATTTTTCATTACGTAGACTAAATACGTCACTTTTAACTTCGATTATATTCAGAGATGGACAATACTATAAACCCTACTTTTTAACTAACACCTTACACCCAATACCACATATATCTAGTTACCTTGAAACGGTTGAAGTGCAGTGAAGTAGATGGAGAATAACTTCTTGTTGAAGTAACAAACACTACTTGAAGTGTTTTCTCTAAAATAATCTAAAAAAGTATGAGATGAAAAAGAGAGCAAGCTGTTAGCGATGtcagatgaaaaatttttctgtGGTTTCTCTTGATCAGCAAAGAAACCAGTTATCCCTTCCCCAAGCTACTTCCAATAACAGATGAAAAGACTAAAACCAAGGATGAGCACAGAGCCCATGACCAGTACCCCCTCATAATTATGAAAGGTTGAGTCAGCTTACACACCTCATcagagcttatcccagtttcagtagcatgaagtgactaagTGTATTGCTTATTCCCTGTGGACAGAATGCCAGTCCATGGTtaccacccaccccaccccccccctccctcctaTTGACCCTCTGCATTTGGTCAGCTTTCCTCAAAAGTTTGCCAGAACTCATTTAAACTCCTAGATGGGGAGAGTTGAACATCTCGCTCAAAAACACAGCACAAAGACCCAGCCAGGGTTCACACCGACACCTTTTTACTTGCAGTCTCCCCCCTTCACTCAGAACCACTCAAATTAAGTATTCTTAAAGGGAAAATAACCCTCTCACCAATAGATACTTATTTGGGTACAGGCATAAATTCTCTGTTTCCCCTTATTGAAAATTTGTCAGTATTGTGGCACTGTTACTAAGCCATAAGTGGTCTGTAGAAAAATAGGGAGGCTGTTAACATATGGTACCCATTGTGGCACAAGCTTGCTCACTTCATACAATACCAATCAGTTGAAATTGTGTAGTATGTTTAATAGACCACAGCCTGAGAAGGCACAGATACTCTGATAGTTGAGATTGTTTGAGAAAACTTGATTTGACAAGTCTTCTTCCCAAGATTTGCTGACCAAAGCTGCAAGACCACCTACCAGTTACAACTAAATCAGCAAAGCGCTCAACTGCCATGCAAATAGTCGAGGGCTTGAGCCTAACACCAGGTAAACTATTGGGGTGTTAACTAACAGAGGTGTACTGGTATGTGCTGCCTTTACAATTCAATCAGCATATGATGTGACAAGACATTCTGAAGTAGTCTTCTCAAATAGGTCTAAGACACTGTGGGTTCTAAATTTCGCTAGGAATCACAAATTTAGccaggaattttaaaaaatacacacAAGGAGTAGCAGTGAGAAGGGTTTTGGGTAGGACAAAATGGACTACTGACCGTAGCTTAAGGAGCTGTCATATGCTGACCCTAAATCTCAACCAACATAGCAAGCATTGTAGGGTATCACACTGAGTATATTAGTTTGTCAGCTTTAACATGACTGAGACACTTCTCATACCTCTTAAACAGAGTGACTAAAGTGGGTGACAAGTGTGGCAAGAGCCTGAAATTATAGAGGTTGCATTCATCACCCATTAAATATCCACTGAAGTCAGGAAAGTGTGATGGTATCTAGACTGTCAACGCAAATTAAAAGCACTTAATCCAACGACCAGAAGCTGACCGAATACGGAAATTCTTCCATGCTTTGCATAATTCAAGTGAAAGAGGGAAGGATAGTATGTTGTCGATAGAATAACAAAAACACTTACCGTTTCGTCAGAACGCACGTCGCGcagttgttttgaaaatggCCGCCTGGAAATCTCCTCATTTAAAAACCGCTGAATGAAAGAGCGTGGATCTTAAAACTCGTGTGCAGGATCTCTCAAATGTTTCATCGCCATTTACTGGGCGAGGCATGGATAAAAATTCCTCTCCTACGGGCCCGTGTTTCATAGTATTGAAAGTGCCTCTCCACCGGTACTTCTGAGAATATACTATCAACACAATCACTAAGAGTGTAATCTTAGAGTTTCAAGGGTCTTTCTAGACATAAATGTAGTGAAAGAACCATGGTCGAGAGAAACGAGGAGCGACGTACACACACTTTGGAAACCGTAGCGAAGATTGGAGAAACAATTGCTTGAAGTGGGAGGACAGACAAAGTTTCCTTAAGAGTGTCATAAAATcgcaaaactaaacaaaacaaaagaaaaaaaagcaaacttatcGAGTCAATCCGAACAGAAGTTTGGGAGCCAGTGAAAACGTGATGTAGACCCAGGTAGTAAAGTCACGATCAATTTTAGTGTTGCATTTGATTAACAGGGAAGGGAACGTGAGTTTTTATAGCCAATCGTGGAGCGCAGTGAAGTGAAACCTATGCCGTCATGGAGAATACTCTTGCCACTCTACAGAAAATTTGTCTCGTTACGGTCGTCGAGAAGAGAAACCATCATATCACCCTTAAATCCTAACTTTGCTGAGCGTATTCCAACAATCATAACAACAATActaacaacattaaaaaaaacttttatttcaacaaattctctGCAACGTGGTTGCCAAAACCATCGTTAAATAATCGGTACACAACTGGTAGAGAATCAATAAAAGCAAATCTAACTCCTTTTGCTAGTTCTTGGCTCTCGCCGTTTTTCAATCACCAGCTCTTTCGCGAGTTTCCGTTGACCAAAAGACTGAAAGAGGCTAGAACTAGCTCTTTCAAAAACCTACATTCACAAAAAGTGAAGAATTTCGATGCCATAACACGGCAATTAGAAAGTAAAgcattttgtaaaaaaattaaaatcgcgTCTTACCAAACAAATCTTTCGCGATTCCCTAACTTCAAAGGTAATTTAACTTGGACACAGCGGTAAAACGTCGGAcatgcgcgaggggatcaaTTCTGACCCACCGCGCGCCAATTTACAAGGCAAAATTGGGTTCTGAAAGCCTGAAAGCATTACAACGTTCGCACATGCGTGGACGTTTGACCGCTCTGTGTTAAACTTGTATCAAAAACAGTCCAAATTTATTACAGAATTAAGGGCTGATCGAGCAGCCGAGGACAATTAGACGCTCTGAAAGGCCTGGACGCAATGGGCGACAAGTGATGGCAGCTACACTTAGCCATAATTTACCTCGTGTGACAGGGGAATGTTTGAGAACATCTTAATCCCCAAAAGAATGTTGTCCCACAACAAGTAGCGTCTGTTCAAAATGCTTTTGAATGCGGTTGACCACCGAAGGGATGAATTGATAAGGAACAACAAATTGCTTTGAAAGCAGTTTGCTAGTTGTCGAAGAAACATGTCAAACGACTTATTGTCTGAGCGTCCAAGCCTTAACACAAATATTGGTTCCAAAACGAAGCTTCGTggacataaaaaattatttttcagaatgAGGACATTTCGAATCAGGAACTATCTACATGTAACTTGCGAAGGTAGATGCCACTTTGTCCTTTCGTTTTTTAAACAGAGTGTGaattaaaaattctgaaaaagttGTTTGCTCTCTCAGATCAGGAACTGCCAAATCCATTGTGAAGAAACGTCGTAGACATAACTATTtccgtgaatatgaaagtgaaaataaggcctgaaaaattcaggcctgtacgggatttgaaacccatgacctccgcgataccggtgcagaggtcatcgcagaggtcatgggctcaaatcccgtacagacccaaatttttttcaggccttattttcactactgttcaagtagtgtttattactgcgaggatcactttcatattcacgccTTTATCtacagttcaaatatatgacttaaCACATTCTTAGCCGTCCATAACTATTTCCAACAACTACAACTGCTAGCATCGTCAGTATCATAAAAAATGGTCGGTTTGTGTCAATTCGTCAGCCGAACGTACCAAGATCACCTTCATTCGCTTGACCGTGCATTAAAAGACCTTAGTTCACAAAGGTTCAAGGCGGTCAAAGATTCGCCAAGCCCAAAGTACAGGGTGGAGATCTCAAGCAGGTTAACTTGGCCTCGCAATGTCATCATAAGCTCGCTCTATGTTTATCGACAACTCGTCTCCTTCGTTAGTTCCCAAGGATTTCAGGTCTTTTTTCTGTTCTATCGTCATTCTACCCCTTGGTTTATATCCACCGAaggtcagaaaacaaggaagGTAGAAATATAAATAGTCCATACAACCAAAACGCCGCGAACACCGGCATCATGAGATCGCCTTTTTCAGACTTGGTTAAAAACGTGATTGCTATTGTGATCCAAATCCACGCAAAACCTTGAGTGTTGGTGCTGAGAAGAGGAGTGGAGAACTTAAGCTGATAAAGGAGAGCAGCTTGACTGGTTAAACGAAGGACAGCCTGAAAGGGAAAAACCAAACGAACGTTTAAACACCCTTGCATAAGAGACGGTAACAATTTTGTTAgaataatgactgtaaatatatgaaaatcatatatgtgcactgcggtgaagaaacgaatataagcgaccctcgcagctatgaacactactgaactagtaattgaaataagacctgaaaaaaattcaggcctgtacggaatttgaacccatggcctctgcgataccggtgcagcgttctaccaactgagctaacaagccaactgggagctgattgTGTAGTAGAATAGATTTCCAGACAAACGCACAGGAAGCGCAAGCTCAACACGCTTTTAATGCCCTAACAATCGCCCCGAGTGGGGAGGGCTTAACAATTTCCAATGCTTCCAAATTGACATATTTAACTCTCCCCCTTGGGGTCGTCCAACTTTTTATATCACTCGTAGGATTGCaaactgaattggactccactcagtcgTACCACCATCATTAATGATATTCTATGTGTGCTTATTCATCCTGTCTACAATGCatcaattgaaaagaaaaaccctgTCACAAACCAATCATAACTAATAATAAGtattaaaatttcttcaatcTGGTTGGTTAAAAGTGGTACAGTTTTCTGGTAATACAATGCACAAGAGaattaattcagtgcagaaaaGTTAATCAGAGCTAGAACGGGAGAAATTTGAGCACCTGAGCTTCgaacattttttgtaacttgGAAAAGAACAATGGTTGTTTTGacagaatatattttttcaaaaaaaaaaaaaatgtgcttatttattctaaattgcacttgaaataatttgattacCCGACAAAGATGAAGTTTTTGTGCGCATTTTTCAAGTACTATAGAAAATCAACAATGCCAAAGTGCTATCAAGTTAAGTAGACTCACCAGAAAGAACACACTGAAGATGACATTCACCATTCCTCTCCGTGACACCTCCAGTTCCAGAGCAGGAACCTCACCAAACAACAAGGCAATAAATGGTAGACATACAACACAGctgaaatttaacaaataaagtaGCTCTGGATGTGAAGCCTGCAACAGATAAGAAATCACAGTCACTAAGCAcatttattaaccctttaaatcccatgactgaccaagacagaatttctccttacaatatcaatacaatatcaaccagataagtgatgagaataaagaaaaatataaatttggggataattagttgatccgatactaaattctctgaactaacattacaagaactgtGTGGTTCAAagtgaggagaatgacaaatttgatctgggaattaaaggattaaGTGAACAATAAACACATTCCAGTGGTACTTGTAAGGATTAAGGCTATAGAGatcctttgaaaaagaaattgcaaagttAATAATATTAACAAATAAAAGAAGATTTATTACAAGTACAGAGTAGGGCTTGAATAAAGTTTTCTTAATAACTAGTCCCTTAGTTAATTGACATAAATTTACCAGtttatatagtttttttttttaattctaagaAACTATGCTTGAACTAATAACCTACATTACAGACATGTTTAATGACATATAAATACCCTGGACAAATACACTTTTctatgtacagaaaaaaaaattgcctaaGACCTGCATATAGATACATACCTTATGCAGAAAGCGTTTTGCATGCACAGtaaaaaaagccaaagaagcACTCATTATCAAGGCAAAGACACCATCACTAAATGACACTTTGAATTTTGCTGTTGAATCCTCAAGTGAGCAGAAGAGAACCACGAGAAGTGAACATAGAATAACCACAAATATGACAATCCTGTCATTATAACACTGACGACTGGTCAACCATGATGCTAGTAGAACCATCGCTGGTGTTAGGGCAAGGGATAGCTGGGACAGataaatacaaattggttataATTCAACAATTGATCAAACATTAATTCATACCATAACAGATCAAACAGTTTCACTACCACAGGTAGGTAAGTAGGTAACATCTGTACTTGAGTCAAGTGACCCATCCAGCAGGAGCTTATGCCAGGTTCTATGGCATGAAACTACTAAGAGGATTAAtactccccccccctccccaccccccagGATGGGATGTCAATCTATCGCAAGGTTACCcctcagcatttcatcaggGTTCCCAGAAAATTCACCAGTACCCATTCATACTCCTAGGCAGAGAGAGGTGCTGTGAAAGTGAAGTATTTTTGCCCACACATAAAACACAATGACTTGAATTGGACCAGGTCTTGAGCCCAGACCTCCACAATGTGAGACACTCACCACATCTCCTACATTCTTAAAATGCCACTTGATCATAAATATCCCATAcaaaataggccattttacagttgtgtacttacACATAGTTGCCAAGCCTTcgatttggagtgaggctgaaggtgaccttgttgtgatggggaccagtatctagttggcatgataacaaagtaatctACATTTGAAAAGTAGCAATGTTTGTAACATAACcaggtcacccttagcctcactcctgttcaaaggcttggcaactaagatGGACTACTGGAGAAAATCTTAATGATACCTTCCAGAGCATAGTCAAACCCACAGTTTTCCTTGAGCTTAACTCTTGGAAAATTGTTCTCTTCCCACAAGAAATGgtgttcatatttttcaatcGATTAGCAACAAGAACTGATACATACCATATATGCTGCAGAACCTCCAGATACTCTGAAGTTTGATGCATTAAAATCCACAGAAAAGACAGTCACGGAAACTACATGTAAAAAGAGCATGGGGAAAAAATGTCTTGCTTGGCTCctgaaactgaaaataaacaatatagAGAAGCTGTAAGTTTGACGTCAGTAAGTGTACACAGATCATTACAGACTAAACATTGAACTGATGCgagaaaagacaaagaaaacttgaaaaaattaataccaCAGCTCCCTGCACAAGATgaacagtaatagatcacagatgatgccAAATGTGGTGGGAACAAGTGAATGGCACACAGAGTGCACCTAAGTGTGTCAATGATGTTCTTATCACCTTCTGATGACTTTTGAGATCTTTTACTTAATAGACCCATGGtgacatggaatctatttgtttttttttaataaagaagaGGCAAAAAttgataatgatgatgtcatctcTTTATCTGTCCTTCAAAAGATCATagttaagaaccaatcaaaatatttgCATGTTTCAGCTTCTCATATCATTTACCTTATTCATACTTAATTTAGCATGTGCTCAATTTTGCAAATTTGGCAAAATGGTACTTAACTGGGTTTAACTTTTTGCAATTTCAACAGGCAAATATGAAAATAGGGCcttgaattttgtgaaacaagaaatgtcaacttcattttctttttcaaaatgtctTAACTTTTCTACATGGGTATTAAATTTTGTGCGTGAAAATTCCACAAGGATTTTCCTTCATGAGTCttaaattttgtgattttttctacaccacaaaatgcaaaatgaagtACATACGAAATTAAGTAGGAATATAGTTATTTTCAACAGATCCACCAATCCTAGTAAAGTTCTTTTGGTTTGAACAttcttaaccttttgacccctaagagtgattaacatctaatttctccttacaatttctaACCCTCaatcacactttaaggtcacaggaataaaggaaataaccATCAACtaaagacgctcttgattgttaaacaaattctccttggaaatgtatagagataAGTATAGAGAATGtgtatactgatgttggggtgtaaaggtttaaacCAAACCCAACAGAAGCAAAAGATCCCATCAGAACAACAAAAAGTATTCCAAGAAGGCAATGAAAACTCATGGTAGATACAAGTAAACATGTACAAATTTGAGTCACAACAGGTTTAAGTAAGAGATGTTATTGTTTGTGAAGATGCAGAGAATTTTTATACCATTcagaaagagaagagaagtAAAAGACCTGTGTAATCCCAGATATTCTGAATTACTTTTGATACCCAATTAGTCTTTCCCATCCCTCCTAAGGACACTATACGTATTAcctaaatattttattttaaaaaaactcagtCTTTTGACCGATTCCCCACTTTACACACTCAGTCAAATTAATTGCAAAATACTAAGTGACAATTCTTGTAAACACTTTCTGTTATTGACTTCTTGATCAGTGGTGTCATGTCCTTATAGTTACTGCAATTGCAGTCTAGTTTGCTgaaaaaataattgcaaaatcttaaaaataacaTGTGATACCACTAAAAGAATGTTTTTGGCCTCCAACAGAGTGTTGACATTTTCCACAGGCTTTCATTGCAACTTTGATTTACATATTCTGCTTACATTGCATGTTTCATTGCAtaacaaaaggaaatttctgGTACATTTTGCATAACACTGAGAAATGAGAGTCTTTATCAAACCGTCAAACAGAGAAAAGTTGCCAAGAGCCTGAGCATAAGAAATTGAAGTAGCTTGAAATCCCAATTACCTacttttcctttcaatttttcgATGAAGTTTTGGAGTTTGTTTAATCCATAGTAAATCTGATTTACCCATTTTGCAAAGTGAACTTTCCTATGAATTTCAAAGTCCTCTGTTACATGACTTGCCAGGGGGTTCCATGTTGCGTTTCATTGGTAGGTAGCATGAACGCATTGACAGGCACTTAAGTGAGGTGCAAAAATCGGGAATTTCTTTAGAGGCCAAAAATTTCAGGTTTTTTAAATGCAAGTTACCTCTGTTAAGACATATTAATATATTATATAGATTTATAAGATCTTCATGAAAATTTGCCAGAATGTTCATCAGCTATTAACACACCAAAGTGTGTGAGGCTTTTacgaaattttaaatatttctctcCTGA from Pocillopora verrucosa isolate sample1 chromosome 8, ASM3666991v2, whole genome shotgun sequence includes these protein-coding regions:
- the LOC131799701 gene encoding uncharacterized protein, whose protein sequence is MESFRTRTLSSGEDVSEIISRTPEHTNHNSHSNHKGINNISSLWSGFTVHTKADDSDEHSVEKKTLRDHSYIYTFLSTVLFTVALIVEKIFHFKLFESSHASIFFFWLESCTIALFFRFWGRKRIRGFRSQARHFFPMLFLHVVSVTVFSVDFNASNFRVSGGSAAYMLSLALTPAMVLLASWLTSRQCYNDRIVIFVVILCSLLVVLFCSLEDSTAKFKVSFSDGVFALIMSASLAFFTVHAKRFLHKASHPELLYLLNFSCVVCLPFIALLFGEVPALELEVSRRGMVNVIFSVFFLAVLRLTSQAALLYQLKFSTPLLSTNTQGFAWIWITIAITFLTKSEKGDLMMPVFAAFWLYGLFIFLPSLFSDLRWI